Below is a window of Pocillopora verrucosa isolate sample1 chromosome 6, ASM3666991v2, whole genome shotgun sequence DNA.
CCAATTTAGGTCTTTGCAACTCGCTACATTTTGTCAGTTTGGTGATTTCGGTCTTGACTCTGTCGCTACTTTTTGCCGGATTTTTAAGAATCGAAATAAAATTGCAAGAACAGGAAGCAAGAGTGGGCACAATGGAGCTTCTCTGTCGTGAAAGAACACAAGATGCGTCACGTAAAAGTACAGCAAAGGTCGAAGGTCAGATAGATTTATTCTGATCGAATACTAGATTTAAATCAACTTGCGTCTTCTAACGTGCGTATTGAGCCTGATATTTCCTAACCTTACCCCGAGAAAGATTGCTTCATGTAGACTATGGATGTCTTAGGGAGGAGAGGCTGTGGTTGGGGTTCGCCATGTAGGAACACTTACTGAAAGGAATGTAGCGATCAcgacaaaataatgaaaatagttGAACTCACTGAAAAGTGGATGGCAGCAAGGGAGCCTTTTCTAccacaaatgacaaaaaaataacgaAGAAACCTCTGATAAAAAAGTGTGCTAAAAAAGTTGTCAGTAAGGGAAAATGTTTTTCGCCTGTCTGTCTGTAACCCAGTGCTAAATTGCTGgctctcttttttattattattatttttttctggtgaAAGAGAAACAGCGTCACTAGATATGGACTCCTTACTGTGCAACCTGTAGCTGCGATCAGTTTGTAGTTAGCATTTTCAGCATTTTATTAACATAGTCGTACCGTCTCGCTTACAAATTTTGCGGAAACAAATTTTATCGGTGCGAGCTCAAAGGAGATTGTGGTGAACACTAATTTTAGCGTTAGTTTGTAACCttatgaaattagaagatcctcgcagctaagaacactactgaaactagtagttgtaaataggacctgaaaaaaattcaggcccgtacggaaTTTGatcccatgacctctgcgataccggtgcagcgctctaccaattgagctaacaagccaactgggagctggtcaatgaattgggtacaaataaacatccaagtgaatgaagaatttagatatatgaaaattcacatatttgcgctgcggtggagagatgaaattcgaagaaattagaagatcctcgcagctcccagttggcttggaATACCACAGAGCCTCATGGGGAGATCAGGTAAAATTTATCGTCACACAAAACGCGACCCCTTCTCCCCCCTCATTATCTCTGTAATGatcaaattgtttgaaatcCCATGTCTCGTATTCTGTTGCGTTCGTGAAAACCCTGCAGAAAGGTTTATTTCGAGGGGCGgggaataaaatattttattttccgTAAGACCAGTGCCATCATACGCTGATTTTTACCCAAGTGACTTTGCGTGCCTGCCTCTTGTTTTGAACGGTACAGTCGTTGATAAtattgttctgattggcttttatttttatataattttcaaCTGTGAAACATTTTCGATGCGCATTCGGGGTGACAATCACATTGGCAGAAATTCATTCAATAAtcgtaacaaaaaaaaagttatccaCCCTGATCTTCTTTCTAATCCTCCTGAATTGGATGTTATTTCTCCTCTTCACAAGTTATTCTTTCTCCCTATCTTACATATCATTAAACTGATCCCAGACACTGACAGCTGTTGTCATCAATGTTTCAGATTTGCCTTCGTGGTCCCCCCGGAGAACCTGGGTCCAAGGGAGAAAAAGGCGATACGGGGGACATCGGAGGGTTAGGTCCCCCCGGGGCTAAGGGGCAGAAAGGAGAGAGAGGAGCCCAAGGATATCCGGGAGTACCCGGAGAGTCGACGGTGCTTGATAACAAGGAAGGGCCCCTACAGGTGCTCGTGTCTCCTTCGATTTTGACGGTCAATGAAAATCAGACTGCGAGGTTTCATTGTGCTGCTTCTGGTATGTATGTCTACTCCTGTTTTTAAGAGGTTGCATTTGATATGATAAGACGTGATAGGGAAGTGAACTCTGATAAGTGAACGTTGAGTGGTGCTGACATGCATACCTTGGGACTTTCTAGAGCATTCTATTGGGTCACGTAGTTATGATGTAAGGCCACTAAAATAGTCGTGTCGTAAGCTTCCGGAAtgttccaaaatattttgtaaatgcaCTTAAGGACTCAGTCGTGTATGAGTAGTAAGGGACCGCGTAGCAAGTTTTTGGAGTGGGGGGCTATTTTTGGCTccgttatttttgttaaattattttttgtttaatttatttttatttttgcaaaaaaagtggggaggggggggaggggggctttTTCCTTTACGCGGTCCCTGGTAGTAGTGATTGTTGTCATTGAGCGTGACCGACTGTTTGAAAAGCTATACCGATAAAGAGAGCTACTGTGGAAGATTGTTCATTTAAAGGATCATGGAGACTAATGTGAGATTGTGTCAGCGGTGAGCTAAGATATAGAATATATTGGATTTAGGTAAATTTATTAAGGATAATTACTGCACTGCCTTAgtaagaatattacaagttgtttaataaagtaagTAATTTAGCGCTAACAACTGAGTTGCGAATgtaaaagagtttaaaggctgacgtttcgagcgctagcccttcgtcggagcgattgCGAAGGTTTTTAGCTGTTAACATTGACTTaccttttatactctcccaccgacgcagcactacagtttctttagaaacttaccccctttattcatttgtttaataaagtagttgagtttgtgtGAGTGTAGTGTTCTTTCCGTCGGTTAAATACCGTAACACTGTATAAGTGTACCGATATCATATAATCGTGTATCGAGTGCCGGAAAGCTTATTTCTTAATCAGCCTGAAATCGAATGCAAAAAATGTTTAGTACTCAGCAACTCATGCTCTTCAGCTTTCTTCTAACCGTGAGGTTTCAGCCGAAAACTCACAAATAATAATATACAAACTATATATGTCTCTTCAATCATAGGTGACCCGACGCCTACTGTTACATGGCGGAAAGAGGGAGAAGTACTTAAAGGTGATACTAAATACCACGTGCTGCAAGATGGCGGGTTAACCATCGCGAATGTTCAATACAACGACAGCGGTGATTACGAATGTGTTGCGAGGACAAATGTGAAACGAGCCGAGGCCTTCACGAAACTTGTTGTCCGAGGTAAGGTATCAATCAAATATTAGTGAGGAGTTACAGTGGTGCCCACGCGGATGTTATGTCCAACGCAACGAATACTTAGCTAAGTAACTGCGTGGCAAGCGATTTTTCGTTTCTCAATTTAAGAGTGATTTTAAAGATATACAATATGACTTTAAAGTCTGACAGGTGTTTTTCATCATAACAATTTTACACTGGTAAGACAAAATATCGAGCCAATTCAGTGACGATGATCGAGtttctttaatatttaaataGGAACACCTCAAATTAAACCGTTAACTCAGGGCTCAGTTTACGTCATTGACGGAAGTGACGTCATACTTCCGATGTGCATTGCGACCGGCTTTCCGTCACCGATCATCACGTGGTCTCGACTCTTCCAAAGTCTTCCAGAAAGACGCATTCAATCAATGGATGGAAATCTAACCATCGTTAACACCACAGCGGATGATTCTGGAATGTACACGTGCGAAGCTGCGAATGCTATCGGCAGCGCCCGAGTGATGATACAACTGATGGTGTTGACACTTCCTAGATTCATTGTAAAACCTCCAACGGAAGTCGTAGGCAACGCAGGCGATGTACTGACAATTAACTGCAAGGCAGAGGGAGACCAAACTTTGTCAGTCACATGGAGCCGCGAGTACGCTGACCTTCCTGATCGGAGGGCCACTGTCGGTGAGGATGGAACCTTGACAATCATTCAGCTGGCACCAATCGATGCTGGGAAGTATATCTGTACTGCGACCAGCTTGGGAGGAGCCATGAAAATTAACGCTGAAGTGAATCTCGCTGTCATGCAGAGTAAGTGGGACGTTTAATTTCAATTGGAATTCCTAAATTATATGGGAGGTTAccttatgttttattttgagaGGTGTTTGTATTATCTAAATAAATCTAGTTTCTCTACTTTTGTTTATGTAGCAAGCTGAATTCGTCACGCATCATGATTCTTACTTATAATTTACTAAAAGACGGACACAAAGATGACGTCACCATgaacaactttttcctttttttatcaaataacacaaatagattccatgttgctgtgatAGATCACATGACGTTACATAGATCATGACGTCATCTCTAATATATCACCGACCGGACGCATGTACGGTAACAGGGCATCTATTTGTTAACCCAGATTACTTTCATGTCAAGTGACATTAGCTCAAAGATGTACCTCATAAGCAATTCCATATCCACTCTTATAGCAACAACAAGCAATTCTCATCTGAATTTTAGTAATAGggactaaaaataatttttaggatTTCTTAAATGACTTGGCGCCATACATTTATTGCAACACCATCTGTTGTCCATTAGCCGAATTCGTTTGATTCCTTTCGATCACTTTTCCAtgatataatttgttttgtctgaGCAATTGGAAGTATTTTCAACATTATCTTAATGGTACTGCGCACGTATATCTTGAGCCTTTTTTAATAAGGAGCAACAACCTCCTCGCAGCACATGAATCGCTCTGaagaaaggctaacgctcgaatcgTCAGTTATTCAACTCTTGGCGGTGGTCAATTTACTTATCAACACAGTTTATAATTTTTGGCTTAGTTTAAGGAAACCCTTTAAAAactacttatttatttttagaggGTTTGAAGGAAGGTATTTGCCCCATTCCTATCCCGGTCGAAGATTGCGGAAATGAGACTGATGACGAGTGTAGTTTGGATTCAGATTGTTTTGGTGAAATGAAATGCTGTTCGGATTCTTGTCAGAAGCTGTGTGTTCAGCCTCCACAAAGTAAGTGGTCTCCTAtgtgttttctttgttgccaCCTTTTATAACTTGGAGACTTTGGAAGTGTAAACAAAGAGATGTAAAAAAGGCTGAGTGAAACAATACCCCTGCACCCCCTCCCCCCGAGAAAAGTCGGAAAGTTTGCTACTCAAGCATAGCGATGACAATGAAATTGAACTCCTTCAAAGTGGAAGACCTTAACTCTTTCTGCAATTAACAGACCTCGTTCGTAAGTGCGTCGTCGTTATGTCACGATAACTCCGTACCATTTAGTGGACGGTGTGGTTTACAGAGGTGTCGCTCCATTGCATGTTCTTCGCCTTCCAGTTCGCCCCCATCCAGAAGAATTCGTTCCCTtatcaaaaataacaaattcGCCCACATCTTTATTACTTGCCTGATGGTCATGATGTACTGACCTTTCTGCGCTCACTCCGTTCGTTGTGACCTCGAGCTAAATATTTTCGTTTGGCCCTCCCTCTCAGCATTAAGCACATAATTAAATTCTTCTTTTGTGTAGCGAGAGGATGTGATGACATCCTTTATGCTGGCTACAGCACTAGTGGTGTTTATACAATCAACCCTGACAGAAAAACAGAGTTTGAGGTGTATTGCGACCTAGAGACGGACAGTGGAGGATGGATTGTGATCCAAAGGCGACAGGATGCATCTGTCAGCTTCCACCGTACATCGAACGACTATAGAACGGGTTTCGGAGACCTTGGGAGGAATTTCTGGCTAGGAAATGACAAAATTCATCGGATCACCGCAGCAAATGAGATGTCGCTGCGAATCGAGCTGGAGGATTGGagtggaaaaaaagttttcgcTCATTACGACGTGTTCAAGGTAAACAACGAAAAGAACAACTACAAGATCACCGTCATTGGTTACAATGGTACATCCGGGGATTCCTTGAGTTACCATAACAACATGATGTTCAGCACCAGAGACAGGGATAACGACATGTGGAAGACGGGAAGCTGCTCAAATGACCTGACTGGGGGATGGTGGTTTAACGATTGCCACAACTCAAATTTGAACGGGCAGTTCATGGGAAACACAAAAGCTTACAGTGGTATTGGCTGGGTTTGATTTAAACATAACCTCTCCTTAAAGTTTGTGGAAATGAAGATGAGAGCTCAGTCctacctgaaagaaaaagaggatgAAAGGCAGAAAtaagtccaatttttttttttgcataaattcGTGAAACAATTTTGAGTGCATTTATAAGGTATTTCTTACAAAAAATGGAACGCGTAACTGTTTCGTCCACAAACATAAGAGCTAAACCGTTATGCCTCGCACTAAATAACTAACATTATTATATCTCGCGGTTCGTACGTGGGCTATAATTAGTCAATTAAGCGGGCTGTATATCACTGTACGGCCCGCTAAACTCAACGGTTTGTGGTCAAAACCACCTTGAATAATATAATGaactgaaacaaatgaaaaaacttcgCTTCTTCCTTCATTTGAATAGTCAAACGCTGTGTCTCATCCATAGACTTTAAAGTTAGAATTAATTAGTGGTTCTTGATAAACAGTAAACATGGAAGTACTagtaaaaagcttttatttgatTACTCATAATATAAGATGTTATCCAGGCCAGAACCACCTTGTACAGcataataaactttacttcaatAAAGTACTACGTTTTAGCTTTCATGTAAATGGTTAAACACTAGATTGTCATCCACACCAAGGTATTATAAAAAAGGCTCAGCACCCTTCATCTGAATGGGTCTTATCCATGGGCGTAAAAGTAGAAATCCCCTCTTACCGCATTGCAAACAGTACCATTTGCATTCATATGATTGCACACATGTATGTATGGTTGCATAACAAACAGCACCTCATAACAACAGTCTTCGTCAAGTATAATGGCACAAGATTAAGATGGAGTATTCTGACTTATCCACACAATTTTTAGGCTTCTACTTTTTCAATACAACCTGAATTCAACACTCTCTATTTGCGATAGTGGACAAAATTCAACCAGCAGCTAACTTAAAGAGAAGGAAAACCATTTTGTTTAGTTATAAGTAAAACGGCGACTAGCTTTAGTTTTCTTCCGATTAGCTGACAGATGAAGCGAAACTCTTGACCAATCCCTTTACGATGTAAACCGAAACTACATGTATTACAATCCCTGACACCGTTCATTTGCAGACTTCTTTTCACTtctggacgaaataaatttatagtcctgtcaTTTGCCGATTCGctgtttttctgttctttctttactttctgaCTCTAACAGGCTAAATATGCAAACACAATATCGCATTTTCACTTctaatttacatgtattaatgttacaaaaataccagccctcatttttaatttacaacgGCCGTCAACATAAACAATAGCCAAACGTCCCATATTCTTTTCGTTTAAGCGCATGATGCAGAGTTATTCTTTGgtaaaatgtcttaaaaatatctaaaaattttcagaTTGACAGATACAGAGCCACAGTAGTATTAACGCTCAGTTTTCATGGCGGAAAACGATTGCGACCTTCTCAACGAGTTTTTCTCTGGAACCTCTGCGAGTGTTGAAGTTTTTCGTCCGGCACTTGTCGCTAATTGTGTCTTCAACGGCTTTTTGTGTTAtacaaccatcattttgaatATCGTAaccatccatgcgataaggaaaaccgcgttgttgccaaaatctttgagaacattattactgagCCTGGCTGCCTCTGATGTTGGCGTTGGTTTGTTGGTCCAGCCGCTCTACATTTCTGTTGTAGTCAGCGGTTTGAAACgaaaacgtatcgactgcatttccTACAAGGGGTTGTACGtcgttatcaatttcttttgtatatcctcgctcttgaatgttgtaaccataagtgtggacaggttcttagctgttcatcttcatctcagatatcaagagcttgtgactcacaagcgcgtcATTGCTGCGGTgatatcaatatggctgttaagcgcaattatttcttctattGTCATTTGGAATCCACTGTTCATCATCTCACGAGTCGCAGGGTTTGTGAACATGACTGTTTGCCTCATTCTGGTGgtaattgtctactggaggatttatatagtcttaaagcgacacaagAACCATATTCAAagccttcaaatccaagaagcacaACAGGGAGTCCAAAATGGTGACTTattaaactttttgaagcttcgaaagtcagctcttggaacattttatgtatttattgtgTTCTTGATTTGTTACTTGCCCAGCTAtattcgtctttttttttctctggctCCTCCTTTAAGTCCAATTTCTTTAAACGAAGCTTGGCCCCATACAATGACTTTggttttcctcaactcgtctttgaaccctgttatatactgctggaagatgggacccattcgtcgcactgTCATGGACATAATGCGAGGCATTGTCAATCGGTTTAGAGAATAGCATTTGTTataagtaattgttgttgtaaatataagcttccagaaatctccagactgcttagtcatgGTGATATgcgtaccatagaactttctaaTACATGtcatcaagtcacgcaattattaAGTAATACTATTAAAACAGTTctttttgtaagcttctggaatgttctagaacactttgtgaatgtatataaggacTCAGTTAGAAAGCTATACCGTGAGATGAACTTTAACGGTTAGGAAAACTACACAATGAGGTACTACAGagacaagaataaaaaagtatCAGTTGCTAGTTTCAAGCACATTTGTAAGAGAAATTTATTAATGACCATGCAGATAGACTTCTTTTTACTtctggacgaaataaatttatagtcctgtcaTTTGCcgattcgttgttttttttattctttctttacttACTGACACTTACAGGCTAAAGTCTTCCATATGCAAACACAATATCGCATTTTCCACTTctaatttacatgtattaatgttacaaaaaaGCCCgccctcatttttaatttacatctgccgCCAACATGAACAATAGTCAAACTACCtgtattcttttcatttaagcgcttgatgcagaattattctttgataaatatatgttatttgccggctgggaggtccgtatggtgaaaaattGTGTCCGAGGTCTTGgaaatactgcccgaggccgtaggccgagggcagcattttcaagaccaagtaaacggcgaggaaagtgattgtgagtaaattcaatttttttattttgaagttgtgagagtttgctcgtttgtttgctgcaatggcgtatgtaaatctggtctttccttcacaaaaactaaattcgaatggcataatccaacgagacacaaggggatttaatgcggccttttcttaaaacattccttcagtttctgttgtgcaatttacggtacaaatgttcaaattgaacggacttggaaagactcgccgagagcgtatatttgttgtagaacttaaattaaaacttcgctccctctttcactacgaacaaattgcttgagaaaattcaggtattaaatgaatgaaagttccatcgatcagtttaactgtaaccaaatacctcacgttttaaccttctaggtactttttgtgaacgattaaaattaattgcagacgagttttaggccgcttgccaaccaacgtaatgacactattgtttatgcaaactcattctgaaaccaatatttttctgtcaaccaaagtaatttgagtgagagaaaagagaggattcataagttattcatcggcttgaggtagtgaccgacgtgtttgcttaaaaatactgcctaGCCAGAAAAACGagacatatttatgaaaaatggcaacgaaagttggaATGTACTTGGCGACtaacgaaagcgttaccgtggcccgtgggcagagataggaaaataccgACCGGgtaaggaaccaatcagattgcaagattcgttaccttgccctctcaaaaaaaaaacaacaacaacaaatcaaaatattacatggcctCTGCTAGACTTTTTCT
It encodes the following:
- the LOC136281628 gene encoding melanocyte-stimulating hormone receptor-like, coding for MAENDCDLLNEFFSGTSASVEVFRPALVANCVFNGFLCYTTIILNIVTIHAIRKTALLPKSLRTLLLSLAASDVGVGLLVQPLYISVVVSGLKRKRIDCISYKGLYVVINFFCISSLLNVVTISVDRFLAVHLHLRYQELVTHKRVIAAVISIWLLSAIISSIVIWNPLFIISRVAGFVNMTVCLILVVIVYWRIYIVLKRHKNHIQSLQIQEAQQGVQNGDLLNFLKLRKSALGTFYVFIVFLICYLPSYIRLFFSLAPPLSPISLNEAWPHTMTLVFLNSSLNPVIYCWKMGPIRRTVMDIMRGIVNRFRE
- the LOC136281627 gene encoding uncharacterized protein codes for the protein MELLCRERTQDASRKSTAKVEGKLDIYSSEANTRTRRAAAGLATNISNDQSNDLLKIRNEIKSYFEKIRKESNRVCTSPLSSICLRGPPGEPGSKGEKGDTGDIGGLGPPGAKGQKGERGAQGYPGVPGESTVLDNKEGPLQVLVSPSILTVNENQTARFHCAASGDPTPTVTWRKEGEVLKGDTKYHVLQDGGLTIANVQYNDSGDYECVARTNVKRAEAFTKLVVRGTPQIKPLTQGSVYVIDGSDVILPMCIATGFPSPIITWSRLFQSLPERRIQSMDGNLTIVNTTADDSGMYTCEAANAIGSARVMIQLMVLTLPRFIVKPPTEVVGNAGDVLTINCKAEGDQTLSVTWSREYADLPDRRATVGEDGTLTIIQLAPIDAGKYICTATSLGGAMKINAEVNLAVMQKGLKEGICPIPIPVEDCGNETDDECSLDSDCFGEMKCCSDSCQKLCVQPPQTRGCDDILYAGYSTSGVYTINPDRKTEFEVYCDLETDSGGWIVIQRRQDASVSFHRTSNDYRTGFGDLGRNFWLGNDKIHRITAANEMSLRIELEDWSGKKVFAHYDVFKVNNEKNNYKITVIGYNGTSGDSLSYHNNMMFSTRDRDNDMWKTGSCSNDLTGGWWFNDCHNSNLNGQFMGNTKAYSGIGWV